The Mycolicibacterium brumae DNA window CCGGGTCCGGGGCGCGGACCACCGGGACGCCCACCGGCGCCGGGGCCCGGACGCGGGCCGCCGCCGGGACGGGGTCGGGGCATGCTGGCGCCGGGCCGGGCCGGCATGTTGCCGGGGGTGGCGCGGGGGCCGGGACGCGGGCCGCCGGGTCCCGGGGCCGGGCGGGGACCGCCGGGGCCGGGGGCGGGACGCGGAATGGCGCGCTCCACCGGCTGCTGCGAAGAGAACGGGTTGTTGCCGACCCGCGGCGGACGGGGTCCACCCGGCTTGGGGCCGGGGGTGGCCGGACGCGGCCCCGGGGTCGGGCCGCCGGCGGCCGGCGGGGCAGCGGGGCTCGGCGCCGGGGCGGCGGGAGCAGCAGGCGCAGCTGGGACCGGGGCCGCGGGCGCTGCAGGCGCAGCTGGGACGGGGGCCGCGGGCGCTGCAGGCGCAGCTGGGACGGGGGCCGCGGGCTTGGGGGCGGACGGCTTGGCCGCCGGCGCCTTCGGGGCCGGGGCCGGTTCCGCGGCGGGCTTGTTGCCGCCGAACGCTTCCCGGAGACGTCGAGCGACGGGCGCTTCCACCGTCGACGACGCCGATTTCACGAATTCGCCCTGTTCACTCAGTCGGGCGAGCACTTCCTTGCTTGTGACACCGAGTTCCTTAGCCAACTCGTGCACGCGGGCCTTTGCCACTACTTCTCCTCATCTGGAGGCGGCAGCGGGTGACGGCCGACGCCTCGGTTTAGCTATGACGCATGGTCATCGGGACTTCACGGTGTGCTCATGTCTTTGCTTACCTGTTCTTCTCTTAACCCCGGAGAGTCGAAATACTCGACCACCGCGGTGTGTTCCGGTGAACCGGCGATACGCAACGCTCTCGCGAACGCCCGCCGGCGGATCGCTGCCTGCAGGCAGCCCGGTGTGGGATGCAGCCAAGCACCCCGCCCAGGGAGCTTACCGGTCGTGTCAACGAGGAGGGCGAACTCGCCATTCCCGTTCGACGCGGCCGCCACCCTGACCAGGTCGACGGCCAACTCTCGCTTCCGGCATCCGACGCACGTGCGCACCGGTCCGTGGGGGCTGCGGTGTTTGCGCGCGCCAGCGGCCGAAGACTCGCGCTGGATCACAGCTCATCCTACCTGCTCGCCGGGGCCCGGATTACCACCCGGAAATTGCCTTGTCGCCGAACGCCGCGCCGATGCACGAGCGGCCCGTTTGGGCACGAGGACCTCCACGAGGGGCCACTTTTTGCCCGAGGAGCCAGTTTCTGCACGCTCCTTCCCGAGCTTCGCGTGCCAAAAGTGGCTTCTCGTGCAATAAGTGGCCCCTCGCCCACGGGTTCGACGACGGGGCACGGTTGCGCGGTGACGCCGAGCGGCTGCGGTGCCGCGGCCTGAGGAGGACGGCCCTCAGTAGTGGTATCGGGCCTTAAGGATCTTCACCTCGGTGGCGTCGGCCCGATAGACCAACCGATGCTCGTCGTCGATGCGGCGCGACCAGTAGCCGGACAACTCCCCTTTGAGCGGCTCGGGTTTGCCGATCCCGGCGAACGGGTCGCGTTGGATCTCGCCGATCAGCCGGGTGATGCGGCGGGCGATCTTGCGGTCGGTGGCCAGCCAGTGCAGGAAGTCCTCCCAGCCGTCGGGGTCGAAGCTGACGCTTCTCAATCCGCTCCGCCAGCCATCTTTCGCAGCTCATCGAGCGACACGGCATGCCCCACATCGCCCGCCTTGTCTCGGGCGACGGCCTCCATCAGCCGACGGGCATTCTCCGGCGACCGCAGCAGGTAGACGGTCTCCTGCCAGGAGTCGTAGTCGTCGGCGGACATCAGCACCGCATCCCCGGCCTTGGAAGTGATCCGGACCGGTTCATGATCGACATTGACCTGCTCCAGCAACGGAAAGAGCCGCTGCCGGGCCTCGCTGGCGCTGATGCTCATAAGTGCAGCCTCTCCGTACAGAAACCTTGTACAAGTATCGTACGTGATTTCCGAAGGGCGACGCCGGGTCCCGAACCCTCGTGGGACTACTCCGGGGCGGGCTCGGCGTCGCTGCGGATGTCGATGCGCCAGCCGGTCAGCCGGGCGGCCAGCCGGGCGTTCTGGCCTTCCTTGCCGATCGCCAGGGACAACTGGAAGTCCGGGACGACCACCCGCGCCGAGCGAGTGGTGGCGTCGATGACGGTCACCGAGACCACCTTCGCCGGCGACAACGCGTTTGCGACGAAGCGCGCGGGGTCCGGATCCCAGTCGATGATGTCGATCTTCTCGCCGGACAGCTCACTCATCACATTGCGCACCCGCTGACCCATCGGGCCGATGCAGGCGCCCTTGGCGTTCAGGCCGGACACCTTGGAGGCCACCGCGATCTTGGACCGGTGCCCGGCCTCGCGGGCCACCGCGACGATGTCCACGCTCTTGTCGGCGATCTCTGGCACCTCCAGGGCGAACAATTGCCGCACCAGGTTCGGGTGCGTGCGCGAGAGCCGGATCTGCGGCTCCCGGGTCCCCCGGGTCACCCCGAGCACGTAGCAGCGCAACCGCTCGCCGTGCTCGTAGTTCTCTCCCGGCACCTGCTCGGAGGCCGGGATGATGCCCTCGTTGAACTTGGTCTCGCTGCCCATCCGGAGCACCACTTCACCGCGGGCGTTGGCGCGGGCGTCGCGCTGCACCACGCCGGCGACGATGTCACCCTCGCGGGTGGCGAACTCGCCGTAGATCTTGTCGTTCTCGGCGTCGCGCAGCCGCTGCAGCATCACCTGGCGCGCCGTCGTCGCCGCGACCCGGCCGAACCCGTCGGGGGTGTCGTCCCATTCGGTGATGAGGTTGCCGTCCTCGTCGCGCTCGCGCGCCATCACCTTGACCTCGCCGGACTTCCGGTCGATCTCGATGCTGGCGTCGGCCTGATGGCCCTCGGTGTGCCGGTAGGCCGTCAGCAGCGCGGATTTGATGGTCTCGAGCAGCTCGCCCTCGGCGATGCCGCGTTCGCTCTCGATGGCGTGCAATGCGGCCATATCGATATTCATTCGGATACCTCCTCTGCTGCGCCCATTCCCGCGAGTTCGAGTTCCCGCGGATTGGGTTTGGCGAATTCCACCTGCACGACGGCGGTCGCGATGTCGGCCAGATCAAGGGGACGCACGGTCAGCTCGCGCCCGGCGCGGACCACCAGGTCGACCGCGTCGCCCGACAGCGCGCCGAGTCGGCCCTCCAGCGACGTCCCGTCGACGAGCGACACCGCCACCTTGCGGCCCTGCGCGCGGCGGTAGTGCCGCGCGGCGGTCAGCGGCCGGTCCACTCCCGGGGAGCTGACTTCCAGCAGGTAGGGCGGGGTGGCGTCGGGCAGCGCGTCATCGAGATGGTGGGACGCCAGCCGGGACAGTTCGGCGACCGCGTCCAGGTCGAGAGGGTCATCGCCGTCGGCGACGATGCTGATCCGTGGCGGCTTGGCGGAGGAGACGACGGCGACATCCTCGATCTGATAGCCGGCGGCGGCGAAATCATCGGCGAGTAGCTCGATCACCTGCGCGGGTGATGGCAGCTGCGCGGACTGCTGCGTCACGGCGAGCTCCTCATCTTGAGTTGTCCTCATCTCACGACTCGCCGACGGTGCCGGCGAGCTTGGCCCACGATACGCCAGCCGTTGGCCCGGATCGACCGAAAAACCCACCGGTCCGCCCGCGCCCTGGCCCGAACCGGCTCGGGTCAATGGCAGGATATGGCCGTGCCCGCCGATCCGACGCCCGCCCGGCAGCTGAGCCGACGCGCCGCGCTGATCGGCGCGAGCCGGGTCGCGCTGGGGCTCGCCGCGGTCGGCCTGGCCGCCTCTGCCTGCGGATTCGGCGACTCCGACGGGCCGGACCCGCTGCTCGCCCAACTCGAGCTGGCGCGCTCGGACGCGGGTCTGGCGTCGTCCGCCGCGGCCGCCGCCGCCCCTCCGCTGGCCGAGGCGCTGACCCAGCTCGCCGCCGACCGCAGCAGTCACGCCGAGGCGCTGACCGCCGAGTTGTCCCGGTCCGGCCACGCGCCGGCGGCCACCACCACCACGTCGGCGACCAATGCGGTCTCGGCCGCCCCGCCCAGCCGCGCCGACGTGCTGGACGCGCTGAAACGCTCGACGGAGTCGGCTTCGAAGACCGCGATCACCGAATCGGGCTACCGGGCCGGCCTGCTCGGGTCGATCGCCGCGTGCTGCGCGGCGTGGGAAGCCGTCGGCCTGCCGCAGGAGCCCCAACCGTGACGACGCCCGAACCGACCCCCACCAGCACCGACGCGCCGTCGACCAGCACCTCCGAAGCCTCCACGACGACGACCACCCCGCGGCCGACGACGACGATCCCGCCGCACAGCACGCTGCCGGTCGGCCCCGACCCCAACCGTCCCGACGGCGGTGTCCAGGCCGCGCTGTACGACGCGCTGGCCAACGAGGACGCGGTGATCTTCGGCTACGGCATCGTCTCGGCGCACTCACTGCCGGAGATCAACCCGCTGGTGTCGGAGGCGCTGCTCACCCACCGGGGGCGGCGCGAAGCCGCGGTGTCACTGGCCTCGCGCAACGGCTGGACGACACCGCTGCCGGCCGTCGGCTACCAACTGCCGTTCGCGGTGAACACGCCACCGGACGCCGAGACGCTGGCGGTCCGGATGGAGGAAGACAGCGTCGTCGCATGGCGGGCGGTGGCGGAGGCGGCCGAGTCCGAGGAGTTGCGCGGCGTGGCGGTCCCCGCGATGACCGAGAGCGGGGTGCTGGCGGCGCGCTGGCGGGTCGAACTCCGGATCAGCCCGCCGACGCCGGCGTTTCCCGGCGGCAACGAGTGACCGGGTAGCCTGGGACACGCAGCTGGTTTGCCGCCGGCCCGCCTGGGTCGACGGCGCCGAGCGGCGGGT harbors:
- the nusA gene encoding transcription termination factor NusA, which produces MNIDMAALHAIESERGIAEGELLETIKSALLTAYRHTEGHQADASIEIDRKSGEVKVMARERDEDGNLITEWDDTPDGFGRVAATTARQVMLQRLRDAENDKIYGEFATREGDIVAGVVQRDARANARGEVVLRMGSETKFNEGIIPASEQVPGENYEHGERLRCYVLGVTRGTREPQIRLSRTHPNLVRQLFALEVPEIADKSVDIVAVAREAGHRSKIAVASKVSGLNAKGACIGPMGQRVRNVMSELSGEKIDIIDWDPDPARFVANALSPAKVVSVTVIDATTRSARVVVPDFQLSLAIGKEGQNARLAARLTGWRIDIRSDAEPAPE
- a CDS encoding Txe/YoeB family addiction module toxin, which translates into the protein MRSVSFDPDGWEDFLHWLATDRKIARRITRLIGEIQRDPFAGIGKPEPLKGELSGYWSRRIDDEHRLVYRADATEVKILKARYHY
- the rimP gene encoding ribosome maturation factor RimP → MRTTQDEELAVTQQSAQLPSPAQVIELLADDFAAAGYQIEDVAVVSSAKPPRISIVADGDDPLDLDAVAELSRLASHHLDDALPDATPPYLLEVSSPGVDRPLTAARHYRRAQGRKVAVSLVDGTSLEGRLGALSGDAVDLVVRAGRELTVRPLDLADIATAVVQVEFAKPNPRELELAGMGAAEEVSE
- a CDS encoding ferritin-like domain-containing protein; translated protein: MTTPEPTPTSTDAPSTSTSEASTTTTTPRPTTTIPPHSTLPVGPDPNRPDGGVQAALYDALANEDAVIFGYGIVSAHSLPEINPLVSEALLTHRGRREAAVSLASRNGWTTPLPAVGYQLPFAVNTPPDAETLAVRMEEDSVVAWRAVAEAAESEELRGVAVPAMTESGVLAARWRVELRISPPTPAFPGGNE
- a CDS encoding type II toxin-antitoxin system Phd/YefM family antitoxin; the encoded protein is MSISASEARQRLFPLLEQVNVDHEPVRITSKAGDAVLMSADDYDSWQETVYLLRSPENARRLMEAVARDKAGDVGHAVSLDELRKMAGGAD
- a CDS encoding YlxR family protein, producing the protein MIQRESSAAGARKHRSPHGPVRTCVGCRKRELAVDLVRVAAASNGNGEFALLVDTTGKLPGRGAWLHPTPGCLQAAIRRRAFARALRIAGSPEHTAVVEYFDSPGLREEQVSKDMSTP